TAACCCCGTACCTAGCCTCTGAAGTTACTACCTCTGGTCGCAGCCAAGCCATTACATTCATCATACTCTTCTTCCACAATTGCCTGGTATTTTCCAGAAGGGACTTGCAAGAATCAAAAGCTTTCTTAAGTATCTCGACCCTGACTCTCAGAGACATCATCTCCTCTGAATAATTAAACCCCAGAACTGGCCTTAGTGTCAAAAATTCCATACTTATCAAATGAACAAGACTAGTAATACCTTCATCGGGTCCATCAAAGCTGCCAGAGAAAATAACAGATTGCATTTCCTTATCCTCAACCATGGATTCCTCAATACATTCCAATGATATATCACTGGAGGAAAGCACAGGCCAATAACCCAGCTTAATACGATCGAGAACAAATCCATCAACATTGCACACTCGAACCCTTAAGGAATACTTAGACTCCTGAGAAAAGTTGGACTTTATTCTACAACTAGAATAGGCTTCTCCTAAATTCAAATCATTTAAGATGACTTCAGATATATCAAAGTGGTCATTTGAAACCCAATTACTCTTATCAACTTCCACATAATAAGGTCTACTGACTGGAATGGCCTTTTCTGCTGAGTCAGTCTTAGGTGCTTTTTGTTTATCCAACTCTGCTTCAGAAGCACTGTTTGCTATAACTAATCCACCAGACCGATTCGGGCGGGCTTGCTTCCTTCTACCCATCTCTGCGAGGAAACTAAAAATTAGAGAAGAGACAATCATTGATGTGCATAACAAAGAAAACACgcaaaattatcaaaagaagTATAGATTGAAACTCATTCACCTATCAATTGAAACTTAAACATAGAAAGCTCAATATGAAGTGCAGGCCACAGGTCGACAAGTGTGAAATTCAGTAAATAGCTTTAGTATTCAGGTGTTAAAACCATTACAATAACATACcaccaaaaaataataataaaacgaTAGCAAAACAAGAAATGGCAAAGAGCTAACCCAGAAAACTAATAGTGATGTAAAGAAACTAAGTAAAGGTTATCCTTTTGTTGATAGCAGATACAATTGCAAGATTTGGCAAAGCAAAGCTCAAGTAAGAAAACAAAGCGGGGAGCAATGCTGACCAATAAAAGAcaaatatatactacaggcaTGAATATACAAAGGTTTAGATATGGACATGAACCTTTCaaatagaattcaaaatcaaagaaaCAAGCATGGCTTCTCGGTTCCTGGCCGCTTGGGCCTTTGAGGAGGAAGGGAAGGCAATTCACGCGCGAGTTCGCGAGTTGGTATTAGGAGATTTTGGAACAAACTATAACTAAATAAGTTGCATTTATATTCTCTATAACACCCTCAATGTTCCTTTGGAATTTACAGTTATGTCCTCGGCCGCCTTCTCCCACGGACTCTGAagagaatataaataaaaaatcggAGCTTGGACAGCGAAATGGCATAGCATCAACTGACTAACAGTGAATTTGCTGCCACGTGGCCTCCTAACTGTCATATTTTTTTCACCTGCTTCTTTTGTTGATGTACGTATGCTTTAAAGTCATAATCTTTCCCTTTATGCAACACACGCATAAGAGAAATGGCGGTCACTTCTCTGTCAGTATTGAGAGTTGGTCGCTTCTCATTGCTTAATCCGTGCCCTTATCCTCAGGTGATTTTTGTTTCCCGACTGATACTCTTTATGATTGATTTGGGTATGTGTCTGATGCTTCTTTTGGATTGTCTGAATCATGGGTTCACAGTTGTCTCTGGCAAGTATTAGATCGAGGAAGCTCAATTTCCGGCCAAAGATATTTGCTAGATATGCACCAGCACAGGATCCTTTCTCTTCTCGCCTTCAAGGTATGTCATAAATTTGTAATGCTACTATTAATTTTGCTTGCTTAATAACTGGAAGAAGGACATGCAATTGTGAAACATGAGTTGTTAGAGAACAAATAAAGATGTCCAGCCCTGGTCTTCTGCTATGGGATTGTGGCAGGTGCAGTTATTGAAATAAGTTTCCAACAGCTCTTAATACTTCAGACTATGCATTTTCCATATCTTGGTCTTTGTAATACACTCTAGAATTCTACTACCACCAAAGTAATactatctctttttcttttttactggCATGATTTCCACTGGATTAAGTTTAATTGATAGGTAACTGGCTTTAGGTAACGAATTTAATCCTTAATTTTCACGCGATGGTTTTGATTTCGAAAACATAATGATTTTGATACTACACTGCTCCTCTGATTCTCTATTTTCCAgaatcaaaaacaaaaaactttTATCATGCTAGTCTTTCTATTTGCTGTTAATTTTTTCCGAAACATTACTTGGAAGTTCTGGCTGTAAGTCTCTTTCATTTTGCAATAATTCCATGCTATTCCACTCCCAGATAGTATTGAAAACTTGCCCAAACTTGTGGAGGATATTATCCAGACATCTATCAACACGGGTCCTCGTGGAGCGCTAAGGCTGGCTCAAGGCATTCAAGCAGTTCTTGGAGTTAGTAGTGAGTGGCTGGCAGATGTATCAAAGGTGGTATCCTAGAATTTTGACGCGAGCACCTCTTTTTTCTATTGTTTTACTTCACTTAAGTAGTTTTGGCTGCTAACAGCACAGGAATCACTAATCTTGCTGTAGCATTGTTAAATTTGCAGTCAACAAATTCACCTTCTGGATTGCCAACCCAAATGCAGCTTGGATTACTTTCTCCACTGTATTTGAGGAGATTGTTTGAACGCATGGGAGCAACCTATATTAAATTGGGTCAGGTAAGTCCTGTTATTCCTCTCTTGGATTCTTCATGAGAACGCAtctatttgtttgtttgtttgatgAACCTCGATAAGCTGCTCTAACATGCAGCTTAATTTGTATGTCAAAAACATTCATgcaatattaatttgtatgcCAAGAAATTCATGCAATAAACTGTTTAATTGGTATGCTAAAAAATTCATAGCTTTATTCACAACAAAAACTTATCTATCTGTTCTGGTCTTTTACGTAACAAAAGGCATTAATGCTTTCTTAGCATGCATGTTTTCCAGTTCATAGCATCTGCGCCAACATTGTTCCCACCAGATTATGTTGAAGAATTTCAGAACTGTTTTGATAGAGCTCCTGCAGTACcttttcaagaaattcaagcaaTCTTGCGTGAAGAATTAGGAAGGCCAATAGAAAGTGTGTACGAATTTGTTGACCCAATGCCGATTGCCTCAGCCTCAATAGCACAGGTaccaatttattttattaattatgtttctaTATCCAGCTCCATTCCTTGTCTCCCTCCCCTTCATATTCTCAATTATCAAATGATGTTTGATGGTGATTATTATATTGCCTAGGTACATGGAGCAAGGCTGAAAGGTTCTCAAGAAGATGTGGTTATTAAGGTCCTAAAACCTGGAATTGAAGATATACTAGTAGCAGATTTGAACTTTGTGTACATTGTTGCTCGACTACTGGAGTTCTTAAGCCCTGACCTCAGCCGAGCATCACTGGTAAACGAATGTCTACTTGATTCATTATTTCTTGCAACTTATGGCGTAATTGCAGTTTTTGCAGAAAATTTTCACTTTCactttatttgattttattggcaACTATCATCCCCTGATACCTGAGTATTGTTTTGTATTATAGTCAGCTAATGCTGAAAATATTGAATCAGCCATGGAATATTGGGTTTTCTGTCTCTTGACCTCCTAAAATTCTTTCTACTTCTGTAAAGAAGATATTCAAAGACATAGAGGTTCTCTTATAAAACATGCATCTGCTTTTACATTTACttgtctttacttttaaatgATAAGCTCTGGATGCTTCTTTTGTGTGCTATATGTCCTTTGCTTAGGTTGCTATTGTCAAAGACATAAGGGAGTCCATGCTTGAAGAAGTTGACTTTTATAAGGAAGCTGCAAATGTTGAGGCCTTTAGGAGATATTTAGAAGCTATGGGACTTACAAGACAGGCTACTGCCCCAAAAGTCTATCAGCATTGCAGCACTCGTCGAGTTCTGACCATGGAGAGGCTTTATGGAGTGCCTCTTACTGACCTGGACTCGATAAGTTCACTTGTTGCTAGTCCAGAGACCAGTCTTATAACAGCCCTAAATGTCTGGT
The nucleotide sequence above comes from Ricinus communis isolate WT05 ecotype wild-type chromosome 6, ASM1957865v1, whole genome shotgun sequence. Encoded proteins:
- the LOC8276625 gene encoding uncharacterized aarF domain-containing protein kinase At5g05200, chloroplastic, producing MAVTSLSVLRVGRFSLLNPCPYPQLSLASIRSRKLNFRPKIFARYAPAQDPFSSRLQDSIENLPKLVEDIIQTSINTGPRGALRLAQGIQAVLGVSSEWLADVSKSTNSPSGLPTQMQLGLLSPLYLRRLFERMGATYIKLGQFIASAPTLFPPDYVEEFQNCFDRAPAVPFQEIQAILREELGRPIESVYEFVDPMPIASASIAQVHGARLKGSQEDVVIKVLKPGIEDILVADLNFVYIVARLLEFLSPDLSRASLVAIVKDIRESMLEEVDFYKEAANVEAFRRYLEAMGLTRQATAPKVYQHCSTRRVLTMERLYGVPLTDLDSISSLVASPETSLITALNVWFGSLLACETFHADVHAGNLWLLRDGRIGFLDFGIVGRISPKTWAAMEVFLTAIAAEEYESMASSLIEMGATDKDVDINAFARDLKKIFSSIQELDTEIVVATARDDNTNATAVSANVLVDERQMNALFLDVVRVSESYGLKFPREFALLMKQLLYFDRYTRLLAPNLNMLQDQRIKIVSNRKSSYRGDDFK